The following proteins are co-located in the Marinomonas profundi genome:
- a CDS encoding MATE family efflux transporter, protein MAWPPMVSNITTPLLGLVDTAVVGHLGTATHLAAVAIGASIFSFLFWAFGFLRMGSTGLTAQALGQGDDRRVRELLLQSILMGVFIGLMLILFRAPLIDLAITLMAPSAEVEPWARLYCEARIFSAPAVLAGYALMGWFFGVQYSKGPLWMLLVINVANMILDYFAVYGLGMASDGVAWATVAAHYIGVTVAAVLAWHKLKGFSGHVPFSVLAKWREYTALVKVNRYLFVRTILLLLVMLFFTAQGARQGDSILAANAVLLTFLMIISNALDGFAFSVEALCGEYYGRKDKANFKKVIQLSTYWALLAAVVLMLIFWLFGNQIIALLTSVQSVRDDAALYLPWLIFFPLLGIWSFMLDGIFIGTTSVKQMQNTMIICVVGVFFPVWFITQDLGNHGLWFSQAMLFIARAITLYWCYLQNMKKGVWFANA, encoded by the coding sequence ATGGCGTGGCCGCCGATGGTGTCGAATATCACCACGCCGCTGCTTGGCTTGGTCGATACGGCGGTGGTTGGGCATTTGGGAACGGCAACGCATTTGGCTGCGGTGGCGATTGGCGCGAGTATTTTTAGTTTTCTATTTTGGGCGTTTGGTTTTTTGCGCATGGGTTCAACCGGATTAACCGCGCAAGCGCTTGGACAAGGCGATGACAGACGCGTGCGTGAATTGCTGCTGCAATCGATTTTGATGGGCGTGTTTATCGGCTTGATGCTGATTCTATTTCGAGCGCCCTTAATTGATTTGGCGATTACCCTGATGGCGCCCAGCGCTGAAGTGGAGCCTTGGGCGCGATTGTATTGTGAAGCGCGGATTTTCAGCGCGCCAGCTGTGTTGGCGGGTTACGCCTTAATGGGGTGGTTCTTTGGCGTGCAATATTCCAAAGGGCCGTTGTGGATGTTGTTGGTGATCAATGTCGCCAACATGATTCTCGATTATTTCGCGGTATATGGCTTGGGCATGGCGAGTGACGGCGTGGCGTGGGCAACGGTGGCGGCGCATTATATCGGCGTGACGGTAGCGGCTGTGTTGGCTTGGCATAAGCTAAAAGGCTTTTCGGGCCATGTGCCATTCAGTGTGTTGGCAAAATGGCGCGAATACACGGCCTTGGTCAAAGTAAACCGCTATCTGTTTGTGCGCACGATTCTCTTGTTGTTGGTGATGTTGTTTTTTACTGCTCAAGGCGCGCGCCAAGGGGATTCGATTCTGGCCGCCAACGCGGTTTTGCTGACGTTTTTGATGATTATATCTAACGCCTTGGATGGCTTTGCTTTTTCGGTAGAAGCCTTGTGTGGCGAATATTATGGTCGTAAAGACAAAGCCAATTTTAAAAAAGTGATTCAGCTATCGACCTATTGGGCGCTGCTCGCTGCGGTTGTTTTGATGCTGATATTTTGGCTTTTTGGTAATCAAATCATTGCCTTACTGACCAGCGTGCAAAGCGTTCGAGACGATGCTGCTCTGTACCTACCTTGGCTTATTTTCTTTCCTTTGTTGGGTATTTGGTCTTTTATGCTGGATGGCATTTTCATCGGCACTACCAGCGTAAAACAAATGCAAAACACCATGATTATTTGTGTGGTTGGTGTGTTCTTCCCTGTATGGTTTATCACCCAAGACCTTGGTAACCATGGTTTATGGTTTAGCCAAGCCATGCTGTTTATCGCCAGAGCCATTACCCTTTATTGGTGTTACCTGCAAAACATGAAAAAAGGCGTGTGGTTCGCGAATGCTTAA
- a CDS encoding FAD-binding and (Fe-S)-binding domain-containing protein, whose amino-acid sequence MNTASTAIDSLAHKTAQYRDLYLALKDAKNGAIDEARLIRDPLRTLAYGTDASFYRLIPQLVVRVDNEAEVQLVLKEARKRHLPVTFRAAGTSLSGQAVTDSILMQLSDNWKGHRVHEHGHRISLQPGIIGARANQLLAPFQRKIGPDPASINACMIGGIAANNASGMCCGTAQNSYHTIQSARLIFADGSVLDTADEASRLAFGNRHADLLDTLSRLSKSVQANSELAERIRHKYRLKNTTGYSLNSLVDFEDPFDILLHLMIGSEGTLGFISEITYATVVDHPIKAAAMIFFEDMKTTCQAVTALKSSPVSAVELIDRAGLRAVEGKPGMPDILSSLGSQVAGLLVDVRAADAEELAANLLLVKQALRGQATLNEIEFTQDKAIYDSYWKIRKGLFPAVGAVRPVGTTVIIEDVAFPVEQLAEGVLELQGVFQKHGYREAILFGHALEGNLHFVFTQGFDDPNEVKRYEQLMDEVAQLVAVKYQGSLKAEHGTGRNMAPYVELEWGKEAYDIMWQIKRAFDPQGLLNPDVILSHNANLHVQNLKPLPKANDKVDTCIECGFCESSCPSKSITLTPRQRIVIWREIQRLTAMGTDPLRLVELKKDYDYQGVDTCAGCGLCSMQCPVGINTGDLTRELRHDRHPGSKVGYWIADHFAGVTKTARMGLGLAGGTRRIIGDSGMSAVSSMMNKVSHGAVPKWHKQMPSAAASLKSIPVIQCNDIQSNEMQADDRQKEVIYFPSCATRVMGAGPNAEDKRSVMEVMFSVLQKAGYKVTVPNNIDSQCCGMAFQSKGQFDAANKKANDLNNLLLEASDNGRIPIVCDVSPCLLRMQESLDPCLELHEQVGFVSTYVMPNLMVKEKLGKIALHVTCSTTRMGLADSFVQLAHQLADEVVIPPDITCCGFAGDKGFSTPELNASALKTLAKAVEGCEAGYSNSRTCEIGLSEHSGIEYQSIVYLVDQLSESSTS is encoded by the coding sequence ATGAACACTGCCTCAACTGCTATCGACTCACTCGCACACAAAACAGCTCAATACCGTGATTTATACCTTGCCCTGAAAGACGCGAAAAACGGCGCGATTGATGAGGCTCGATTAATCCGCGATCCACTGCGTACCTTAGCTTATGGTACGGACGCGAGTTTTTATCGCCTGATTCCGCAGTTGGTGGTGCGAGTCGATAACGAAGCTGAGGTGCAATTGGTACTAAAAGAAGCCCGAAAGCGTCATTTGCCGGTGACGTTCCGCGCGGCGGGCACGAGTTTGTCTGGGCAGGCGGTAACCGATTCCATCTTGATGCAGTTGTCCGATAACTGGAAAGGTCACCGAGTGCATGAGCATGGCCATCGTATTTCGCTGCAACCTGGCATTATCGGCGCGCGAGCCAACCAACTGCTGGCGCCTTTTCAACGAAAAATCGGCCCAGATCCCGCGTCTATTAATGCCTGTATGATTGGCGGTATCGCCGCCAACAACGCCAGCGGCATGTGCTGTGGCACGGCGCAAAACAGCTATCACACCATCCAAAGTGCTCGGCTGATTTTCGCCGATGGTTCGGTATTGGACACCGCTGACGAAGCCAGTCGTTTGGCGTTTGGTAACCGCCATGCCGATCTACTTGATACACTCAGTCGTTTGTCTAAAAGCGTGCAAGCTAACAGCGAGCTAGCCGAAAGAATTAGACACAAATATCGTTTAAAAAACACCACAGGATACAGTTTAAACAGCCTAGTCGACTTTGAAGACCCGTTTGATATCTTGCTGCATTTGATGATCGGCTCCGAAGGCACCTTGGGCTTTATCAGCGAAATCACCTACGCAACCGTGGTCGATCATCCGATTAAAGCAGCGGCGATGATCTTCTTTGAGGATATGAAAACCACCTGCCAAGCCGTCACCGCGTTAAAAAGCTCGCCAGTCTCTGCGGTAGAATTGATTGACCGCGCAGGCCTGCGTGCTGTGGAAGGCAAACCGGGCATGCCGGACATCTTGTCGTCCCTTGGTTCGCAAGTGGCGGGGTTATTGGTCGATGTGCGCGCCGCCGATGCAGAGGAATTAGCTGCGAATTTGCTCTTGGTGAAACAGGCATTACGCGGTCAAGCAACACTCAATGAGATTGAATTTACTCAAGACAAAGCCATTTATGATTCCTACTGGAAGATTCGCAAAGGCTTGTTCCCTGCGGTCGGCGCGGTGCGTCCTGTTGGTACCACTGTGATCATCGAAGACGTGGCCTTCCCTGTCGAACAACTGGCAGAAGGGGTTTTAGAGCTGCAAGGTGTGTTTCAAAAACATGGCTATCGTGAAGCAATTTTGTTCGGTCACGCCTTAGAAGGCAATTTGCACTTTGTTTTTACCCAAGGCTTTGATGATCCGAACGAGGTAAAACGCTACGAGCAATTGATGGACGAAGTGGCGCAACTGGTAGCGGTGAAATACCAGGGTTCGTTGAAAGCGGAACACGGTACAGGCCGCAACATGGCGCCGTATGTGGAACTGGAATGGGGCAAAGAAGCCTATGACATTATGTGGCAAATCAAACGCGCGTTTGACCCGCAAGGCTTGCTCAACCCAGATGTGATCTTGTCGCACAATGCCAACTTGCATGTACAGAATCTCAAGCCTTTGCCCAAAGCCAATGACAAGGTCGATACCTGTATCGAATGCGGCTTTTGTGAATCCTCTTGTCCATCAAAATCCATTACCTTAACGCCGCGCCAGCGGATCGTGATTTGGCGCGAGATTCAGCGGTTGACCGCAATGGGTACAGATCCGCTGCGTCTTGTTGAACTGAAAAAAGATTATGATTATCAAGGTGTTGATACCTGTGCTGGTTGTGGTTTGTGCTCGATGCAATGTCCAGTCGGCATCAATACGGGCGATTTAACCCGCGAATTACGACATGATCGCCATCCAGGTAGTAAAGTCGGTTATTGGATTGCCGATCATTTTGCAGGTGTAACCAAAACCGCAAGAATGGGGCTTGGCCTTGCTGGCGGTACGCGTCGAATTATTGGCGATTCTGGCATGTCTGCTGTTAGCTCAATGATGAACAAGGTATCTCACGGCGCAGTGCCGAAGTGGCATAAGCAAATGCCCAGCGCTGCGGCGTCTTTGAAGTCTATTCCTGTCATTCAATGTAATGATATTCAAAGTAATGAGATGCAAGCGGATGACAGGCAGAAAGAAGTCATTTACTTCCCCAGTTGCGCCACTCGCGTGATGGGCGCAGGACCAAATGCAGAAGATAAACGTTCTGTCATGGAGGTGATGTTCTCTGTATTGCAAAAAGCAGGCTATAAAGTCACTGTACCTAATAATATCGACAGTCAATGCTGCGGTATGGCGTTTCAGTCCAAAGGGCAATTCGACGCAGCGAACAAAAAAGCAAATGATCTCAATAATTTACTACTCGAAGCCAGCGATAATGGCCGAATCCCTATCGTCTGCGATGTCAGCCCTTGCTTGCTACGAATGCAGGAAAGCCTTGATCCTTGTTTGGAACTGCATGAGCAAGTAGGCTTTGTCTCGACTTATGTGATGCCAAACCTAATGGTAAAAGAGAAGCTTGGCAAAATCGCGCTGCATGTCACTTGCAGCACCACCCGCATGGGGCTCGCCGACAGCTTCGTGCAACTGGCTCACCAACTCGCCGATGAAGTGGTGATTCCGCCAGACATTACTTGCTGTGGCTTTGCTGGCGACAAAGGCTTCTCGACACCCGAACTCAACGCCAGCGCCTTGAAAACCCTAGCCAAAGCCGTAGAAGGCTGCGAAGCAGGTTACTCCAACAGCCGCACCTGCGAGATTGGCTTATCGGAACACAGCGGCATCGAGTATCAATCCATCGTCTATCTGGTTGATCAATTGTCTGAATCCTCAACTTCCTAA
- a CDS encoding sulfite exporter TauE/SafE family protein, with product MENLFWWQYALIGAIFIWSGFVRSGLGFGGAVLALPFLLLVKNDPLLFLPIISIHLLVFSSWIAWQGARTSKKQAQLAAERGEAPQEAQGNIAWGYLKKALGIMIVPKLIGVFGLLTLPGNIVTGVIFVIVAVFAVSYILNKPFYTNNKFLDTVFLMLGGYVSGTSLIGAPLIVSVFATKVPRHQLRDTLFVLWFILVMIKMASFLIAGIDLQLIHQLWLLPCALLGHVFGQKLHNRIQKAETPVFFQFVGWALLIVCGFGLYSTFML from the coding sequence ATGGAAAACTTATTCTGGTGGCAATACGCCTTAATCGGCGCCATTTTTATATGGAGCGGCTTTGTTCGCAGCGGCCTAGGGTTTGGCGGCGCGGTACTGGCTTTGCCTTTCCTATTATTGGTGAAAAACGATCCGCTGTTATTTTTGCCGATTATTTCCATTCACCTTTTGGTATTTTCCAGCTGGATTGCTTGGCAAGGTGCGAGAACGAGCAAGAAACAAGCTCAACTCGCCGCAGAGCGAGGCGAAGCACCGCAAGAAGCCCAGGGCAACATCGCCTGGGGTTATTTAAAGAAAGCACTCGGTATCATGATAGTGCCGAAATTGATCGGCGTATTTGGTTTATTAACCTTACCGGGCAACATAGTCACTGGGGTGATTTTCGTCATCGTCGCGGTATTTGCCGTGTCTTACATTCTGAATAAACCTTTTTATACCAACAACAAATTCCTCGATACGGTTTTCCTCATGCTCGGCGGTTACGTCAGCGGCACCTCCTTAATCGGCGCACCGCTTATCGTCTCCGTCTTCGCCACCAAAGTACCGCGCCACCAACTGCGCGACACCTTGTTCGTACTTTGGTTTATCTTAGTGATGATCAAAATGGCGTCCTTCCTCATCGCCGGCATCGACCTACAACTCATTCACCAACTTTGGTTACTGCCTTGCGCCTTGCTTGGACACGTCTTTGGGCAAAAGCTCCACAACCGAATTCAAAAAGCTGAAACACCCGTCTTCTTCCAATTCGTCGGCTGGGCACTACTCATCGTCTGCGGATTTGGCTTGTACTCGACGTTCATGCTTTGA
- the aroE gene encoding shikimate dehydrogenase: MSKHFLSELTGSFATPALENPTGVMMEAAYQNLGLDWRYINCEIQPDDLKNAVLGAKAMNWRGFNCSIPHKVSVIAHLDDLGESARIIGAVNTVVNRDGKLIGENTDGRGFVESVKSSLALANKRVVLFGAGGAARAVAVELALAGVAHIIIVNRNQERGQELASLVAENTPADAEYHAWTQQYQIPAEADLVINVTSIGLFPNVDAELDIDTESIKSSMVVADGIFNPPETRLIQTAKSKGCTTVNGLGMLVQQGVIAFEYWTGKTPSIDVMKAALSDALDITDLKSTEK; this comes from the coding sequence ATGTCGAAGCATTTTTTAAGCGAGTTAACCGGTTCTTTTGCCACGCCAGCGTTAGAGAACCCGACTGGCGTGATGATGGAAGCTGCGTACCAGAATTTGGGTCTGGATTGGCGTTATATTAACTGTGAGATCCAGCCAGATGATCTAAAAAACGCCGTATTAGGGGCGAAAGCCATGAACTGGCGCGGCTTTAACTGCTCTATTCCTCATAAAGTGTCCGTTATTGCTCACCTTGATGACTTAGGCGAGTCGGCTCGCATCATTGGTGCGGTGAATACCGTGGTGAACCGTGATGGCAAGTTGATTGGTGAAAATACCGATGGTCGTGGCTTTGTCGAATCGGTTAAATCCAGCTTAGCACTGGCCAATAAACGTGTGGTCTTGTTCGGTGCGGGTGGCGCGGCACGAGCGGTGGCAGTGGAGCTTGCCTTAGCCGGCGTCGCGCACATAATCATAGTGAATCGTAACCAAGAACGTGGTCAAGAGCTTGCTAGCTTAGTTGCCGAGAACACGCCTGCTGATGCGGAATACCATGCTTGGACACAGCAATATCAGATTCCCGCAGAGGCAGATTTAGTGATCAATGTGACCTCTATTGGCTTGTTTCCTAACGTGGATGCAGAGCTAGATATAGACACAGAATCGATTAAATCAAGCATGGTAGTTGCAGATGGGATTTTTAATCCACCTGAAACTCGACTGATCCAAACTGCGAAATCTAAGGGCTGCACGACGGTAAATGGCTTGGGTATGCTCGTCCAGCAAGGCGTGATCGCCTTCGAATATTGGACAGGTAAAACGCCTTCTATCGATGTAATGAAAGCCGCATTGAGTGATGCTTTGGATATCACTGACCTGAAGAGTACAGAAAAGTAA
- a CDS encoding FCD domain-containing protein, translated as MDSNHFARVKQPKISDIIMKELESMIVEGSFTAGQKLPPERELAARFEVSRPSLREAIQKLIARGVLFSRHGGGTYVSEQLGSSFADPLQDLLSSHDEFLYDQLEFRDALESLAAYYAALRSTDADKTKLTHCFNQLVEANQNKAFALEAKLDVEFHMTIAEAAHNVVLLHTLRSLHAMLAKSISSNLRNLFEKHAARQRVMEQHTTLYQAIMAGNADAARTAAHMHLVFVEDNLLKMRQEETRIQRSLRRNEHQNPF; from the coding sequence ATGGATTCCAATCACTTTGCTCGCGTTAAACAGCCCAAAATCTCCGACATCATCATGAAAGAACTCGAAAGCATGATTGTAGAAGGCAGTTTTACCGCTGGGCAAAAACTACCACCAGAAAGGGAATTGGCGGCGCGTTTTGAAGTGTCTCGACCTTCGCTGCGGGAAGCCATTCAAAAGCTGATCGCCCGCGGTGTGTTATTCAGTCGTCATGGCGGCGGAACCTATGTGTCGGAACAACTCGGCAGCTCCTTTGCCGACCCGCTACAAGATTTGCTCAGCTCGCACGATGAGTTTTTATACGATCAATTGGAATTTCGCGATGCGTTAGAAAGTCTCGCCGCTTATTACGCCGCGTTACGTAGTACAGACGCCGACAAAACCAAACTCACGCACTGCTTTAATCAGCTAGTAGAAGCCAACCAAAATAAAGCTTTCGCCTTAGAAGCCAAGCTCGATGTGGAGTTTCATATGACCATCGCGGAAGCAGCGCACAATGTGGTCTTGCTACACACACTCCGCAGCCTGCACGCCATGTTGGCAAAAAGTATTTCAAGCAACCTTAGGAACCTATTTGAGAAACACGCCGCCCGACAGCGCGTGATGGAACAACACACGACTCTTTATCAAGCCATCATGGCGGGCAATGCGGACGCGGCTCGAACAGCAGCACATATGCATTTGGTGTTTGTAGAAGACAACTTATTGAAAATGCGCCAAGAGGAAACACGAATCCAGCGCTCGCTACGCAGAAACGAGCACCAGAATCCGTTTTGA
- the norR gene encoding nitric oxide reductase transcriptional regulator NorR: MVSLSQIDIKQISPYEPITMNQVSNNALLSFALDLASAVTQPNRFEQLVYAVRATINCDAVVLLVNHDGVLIPMAQRGLTEDLMGRRFIIDEHPRLKAISSGHYPVRFPADSDLPDPYDGMVLGHDENLPVHSCMGVPLYLEGKLIGIVTLDSIMPGVFDDIDARALEIIGTMAAMTLNTAILMEQLESKSQHAQHVLKVISEQSHEMIGQSKAMQDLKQSINLVAPSDFAILIEGETGVGKELVARALHEHSSRSDAPMVYVNCAAIPYHLIESELFGHVKGAFTGANRDRDGKFLLADGGTLLLDEIGELPLEVQGTLLRAIQNQEIQAVGKDQIRKVNVRIIAATNRHLETEVAENRFRADLFHRLSVFPIHVPPLRDRQGDIPLLAGFFAERFCRKLGLQQLTLSASAINLLEAYHWPGNVRELEHVISRAALFSKAESSKAESSKAESAKADNATGITVISSAHLTGLQIDSSVQEKKQKHDTSPLALDNQKSIDLRLETEAYQRDLIRKALETNQGNWTKAAQQLSMDRANLARLAKRLGIVVAKEVRI, from the coding sequence ATGGTATCTTTGAGTCAAATTGACATAAAACAAATCTCTCCCTATGAGCCGATTACCATGAATCAGGTTTCTAATAATGCCTTGCTGAGCTTTGCCCTCGACCTTGCCAGTGCGGTGACGCAACCCAATCGCTTCGAACAATTAGTGTATGCCGTGCGCGCAACGATTAACTGCGATGCGGTTGTTTTGTTGGTCAATCATGATGGTGTGTTAATCCCCATGGCTCAACGTGGCTTAACGGAAGACCTGATGGGACGGCGATTTATTATTGATGAACACCCGCGTTTGAAAGCCATCAGTAGCGGTCATTATCCGGTGCGCTTTCCTGCTGATTCCGATCTCCCTGACCCTTACGATGGCATGGTGTTAGGCCATGACGAAAATCTACCGGTGCATTCCTGTATGGGCGTACCACTGTATTTGGAAGGCAAATTGATTGGCATTGTCACGCTCGACAGCATCATGCCGGGTGTGTTTGACGATATTGACGCGCGCGCGTTGGAAATCATCGGCACCATGGCCGCCATGACGCTAAATACCGCGATTTTGATGGAGCAATTAGAAAGCAAGTCGCAACATGCACAGCATGTTTTAAAGGTCATAAGTGAGCAAAGTCATGAAATGATCGGCCAAAGTAAGGCCATGCAAGATCTCAAACAATCGATCAATCTGGTGGCGCCATCGGACTTTGCCATCTTGATCGAAGGCGAAACCGGCGTGGGCAAAGAATTGGTGGCTCGAGCGCTGCACGAGCACTCTTCTCGTTCTGATGCGCCTATGGTGTATGTGAACTGCGCAGCCATTCCTTATCATCTGATTGAAAGTGAGCTTTTTGGACACGTCAAAGGCGCCTTTACTGGCGCGAATCGAGACAGAGACGGCAAGTTTTTATTGGCCGATGGTGGAACCTTGCTGCTCGATGAAATTGGTGAGCTGCCGTTAGAAGTACAAGGTACCTTGTTAAGGGCGATTCAGAACCAAGAAATTCAAGCCGTCGGCAAAGATCAAATTCGCAAGGTAAACGTGCGTATCATAGCCGCCACCAACCGACATTTAGAAACCGAAGTCGCCGAAAATCGTTTTCGTGCTGACCTCTTCCATCGCCTCAGCGTTTTCCCTATTCATGTACCGCCGCTACGAGACCGACAAGGCGATATTCCGCTCTTGGCAGGTTTTTTTGCTGAACGCTTTTGCCGTAAATTGGGACTTCAGCAACTGACCTTGTCTGCGTCAGCTATCAACTTATTAGAGGCTTATCATTGGCCTGGCAATGTGCGCGAGCTAGAGCACGTTATTTCCCGTGCGGCACTATTTTCTAAGGCCGAGAGCTCAAAAGCCGAGAGTTCTAAGGCAGAAAGCGCTAAAGCGGATAATGCAACAGGGATTACCGTTATTTCATCGGCACACTTAACTGGATTACAGATAGACAGTAGTGTTCAAGAAAAGAAACAGAAACACGACACATCGCCGTTAGCCTTGGATAATCAAAAATCAATCGATTTGCGTTTAGAAACAGAAGCTTACCAACGAGACTTAATCCGTAAAGCATTGGAAACCAATCAAGGTAACTGGACCAAAGCCGCGCAGCAGTTGTCTATGGACCGCGCCAACCTAGCGCGCTTGGCAAAACGCTTGGGAATTGTCGTCGCCAAGGAAGTACGCATTTAA
- a CDS encoding DUF2798 domain-containing protein codes for MKHRIIFAVLMSFTLSLMMSAWITYVNIGLHPDFVSFWMHAWVLAWPAAGLISFIAGPFLHGLAHKLAVKF; via the coding sequence ATGAAACACAGAATTATTTTTGCGGTATTAATGTCGTTTACCTTGTCGTTGATGATGTCTGCGTGGATTACTTACGTGAACATTGGACTGCACCCAGATTTTGTGTCCTTTTGGATGCATGCTTGGGTATTGGCATGGCCAGCTGCTGGCCTTATTTCTTTTATCGCTGGCCCATTCTTACATGGCTTAGCGCATAAATTGGCAGTGAAATTTTAG
- a CDS encoding group II truncated hemoglobin, which yields MTHSHPPVYGEGDATLQAVGGLTGLQTLVETFYRIMQNTAEFRPLFDMHPNNIELTIDKLVSFLSGWMGGEKLFSQKYGPISLPQAHAHLIVTEKEKAMWLNCMAAALDELNYPEELKAYLLPQLAFPAERIRQVSAARHQ from the coding sequence ATGACTCACTCTCACCCACCTGTTTATGGCGAAGGCGACGCGACATTACAAGCTGTTGGCGGTTTAACTGGCTTGCAAACCTTGGTCGAAACCTTTTACCGAATCATGCAAAACACAGCAGAGTTTCGCCCCTTGTTTGATATGCACCCAAACAATATTGAGCTAACCATTGATAAACTGGTGTCGTTTTTATCCGGCTGGATGGGGGGTGAAAAACTGTTCTCGCAAAAATATGGCCCAATCAGCTTACCGCAAGCTCATGCCCACTTAATCGTCACCGAAAAAGAAAAAGCCATGTGGCTAAACTGCATGGCAGCGGCACTGGACGAACTAAATTATCCTGAAGAGTTGAAAGCCTATTTGCTACCTCAACTTGCCTTTCCTGCCGAGCGAATTCGACAGGTGAGCGCGGCGAGACACCAATAA
- a CDS encoding LysR family transcriptional regulator: MIDDLKIFITAANKNSLTAAAQHLDMTIATVSRRISALEQKLGCELLHRSTKGLTLTPIGESYYQECAEFIDALDQRISNLDQTLNSLKGELKILAPVNLGSGPLDGFWRDFVQQYPEIELNIELSNTVQDIRDTRADIALRSGTLPSSSLIQKKLGHIEPILVASPNITFPLPESIDDLQQAPSIASNMFADWLLMNSQSELHPLNKEHRHISNDMNVTLNLAKAGAGIALMPMSMVIHALEAGELVRVLPEWRGQNREIFLVWPYRRSLSARAKLLRDELTKFLQQQTWFHPSP, translated from the coding sequence ATGATTGATGATCTAAAGATTTTTATCACCGCGGCCAATAAAAATAGCCTGACCGCTGCGGCTCAGCATCTCGATATGACCATCGCTACTGTGTCGCGTCGTATCAGTGCGCTTGAGCAAAAACTCGGCTGCGAGCTATTACATCGCTCAACAAAAGGTCTAACGCTGACGCCAATAGGGGAAAGCTACTATCAAGAATGCGCCGAATTTATCGATGCGCTAGACCAACGCATATCCAATCTCGATCAAACCTTGAACAGCCTAAAAGGCGAGTTAAAAATATTGGCACCTGTCAATTTAGGCAGTGGGCCTCTAGATGGATTTTGGCGCGACTTTGTTCAACAATACCCAGAGATTGAATTAAATATCGAACTGAGCAACACAGTGCAAGACATAAGAGATACTCGCGCCGACATTGCTTTGCGCTCAGGAACGCTGCCGAGTTCATCACTTATTCAAAAAAAACTGGGGCACATTGAGCCCATTTTAGTGGCATCACCCAACATAACGTTTCCGCTGCCAGAATCGATAGACGACTTACAGCAAGCTCCAAGTATCGCGTCTAATATGTTTGCCGATTGGTTATTAATGAATAGCCAAAGTGAGCTTCATCCACTAAACAAAGAACACAGGCATATTAGCAACGACATGAATGTCACCCTCAACCTAGCCAAAGCAGGCGCAGGCATTGCTTTAATGCCCATGAGCATGGTTATACACGCCCTTGAAGCAGGCGAACTAGTTCGAGTATTGCCAGAGTGGCGCGGACAAAATAGAGAAATTTTCTTAGTCTGGCCTTACAGACGCAGCTTATCAGCCAGAGCAAAATTATTGCGTGATGAACTCACTAAATTCCTCCAGCAACAGACTTGGTTCCACCCAAGCCCTTAG